From a single Cyclobacterium marinum DSM 745 genomic region:
- a CDS encoding cation diffusion facilitator family transporter codes for MKKSTFSITKMDCPSEEQMIRMKLEPLGQIKHLEFDIPARKLDVFHQDEVLPIQNAISELNLNDQLQGTTSEAEMPIAEDETKHKKILWWVLGINFGFFVIEMTTGWISASMGLIADSLDMLADSIVYGLSLFAVGAAVSRKKKVAKISGYFQMGLALLGFSEVLRRFFTQSETPLFQWMIIVSLLALVGNLVSLWLINKAKSKEAHMQASAIFTSNDIIVNGGVILAGVLVYFLESKWPDLIVGGIVFAFVLRGAVRILKLAK; via the coding sequence ATGAAAAAAAGCACATTTAGTATAACCAAAATGGACTGCCCCTCGGAGGAGCAAATGATCCGCATGAAACTGGAACCTCTGGGCCAGATAAAGCACCTGGAGTTTGACATCCCAGCACGCAAGCTGGACGTCTTCCATCAGGATGAAGTACTGCCTATACAAAATGCCATCAGTGAACTAAACCTCAATGATCAACTCCAAGGTACTACTTCTGAGGCAGAAATGCCCATTGCCGAAGACGAGACCAAACACAAGAAAATACTCTGGTGGGTGCTGGGAATCAATTTTGGATTTTTCGTCATCGAAATGACTACGGGTTGGATTTCTGCATCTATGGGTCTCATTGCCGATTCGCTGGACATGCTGGCTGATTCTATTGTTTATGGTCTGAGTCTCTTTGCCGTGGGAGCGGCTGTTTCCCGTAAGAAGAAAGTAGCAAAGATCAGTGGTTATTTTCAAATGGGCCTGGCGCTCCTTGGCTTTTCAGAAGTACTACGCAGGTTTTTCACCCAAAGCGAAACACCCCTTTTCCAGTGGATGATTATCGTTTCCCTGCTGGCTTTAGTGGGTAACCTCGTCTCATTATGGCTGATCAACAAGGCAAAAAGCAAAGAGGCCCACATGCAGGCCAGTGCTATTTTCACTTCTAATGACATCATCGTCAACGGAGGGGTAATACTGGCTGGTGTCTTGGTTTATTTTCTGGAAAGTAAGTGGCCCGATTTGATTGTTGGCGGGATCGTTTTTGCCTTTGTATTGCGTGGAGCAGTGA
- a CDS encoding Fur family transcriptional regulator encodes MSIPEDILKDHGIRSTDTRSKVIKYILRKKTACSLKELQQALAISSRQEKPINLTTFYRTINLFEQKGIVHRIDDGTGTVKFAILKPGSIDKKWHLHFHCKKCNNTFCLPETMPINLLSIGGDYHIIRVNLVLHGICEKCNGNYRNEKKHI; translated from the coding sequence ATGAGCATTCCAGAAGATATACTTAAGGATCATGGCATTCGATCAACTGATACTCGTTCCAAGGTGATTAAATACATTCTTAGAAAGAAAACAGCTTGTAGTTTAAAAGAACTTCAACAAGCTTTGGCTATTTCTTCCAGGCAGGAAAAGCCAATAAATCTAACAACTTTCTATCGCACAATCAATCTTTTTGAACAAAAAGGAATTGTTCACAGGATTGATGATGGTACGGGAACAGTAAAATTTGCAATATTAAAACCTGGATCGATAGATAAAAAATGGCACCTCCACTTTCACTGTAAGAAATGTAATAATACCTTCTGTTTACCCGAAACTATGCCAATAAATCTCCTTTCAATTGGAGGCGACTACCATATTATAAGGGTAAACTTGGTGTTGCATGGAATCTGCGAAAAATGTAATGGAAACTACCGGAATGAAAAAAAGCACATTTAG